From Alkalinema sp. FACHB-956:
GAAGCGTTACCGATTTTCCGCCAAGTCAAAGACCACAACAGTGAGGCATTAGCACTCATGAATCGAGGAAATGCCTACGCTGCTCTTTCTCGCTATGAAGAAGCCATCACCGCATACAACGAAGCGTTACCCATTCTCCGCCAAGTCAAAGACCGCAACAGTGAGGCATTAGCACTCATGAATCGAGGACTTGCCTACTATTCTCTTTCTCGCTATGAAGAAGCCATCACCGCATACAACGAAGCGTTACCCATTCTCCGCCAAGTCAAAGACCACAACAGTGAGGCATTAGCACTCATGAATCGAGGAATTGCCTACTATTCTCTTTCTCGCTATGAAGAAGCCATCACAGCATACAACGAAGCGTTACCCATTCTCCGCCAAGTCAAAGACCGCAATGGTGAGGCAAAGGCACTCATGAATCGAGGAAATGCCTACGCTTCTCTTTCTCGCTACGAAGAAGCCATCACTGCATACAACGAAGCGTTACCAATTTTCCGCCAAGTCAAAGACCGCAATGGTGAGGCAAAGGCACTCAATAATCTAGGAAATGCCTACGCTTCTCTTTCTCGCTATGAAGAAGCCATCACAGCATACAACGAAGCGTTACCCATTCTCCGCCAAGTCAAAGACCACAACAGTGAGGCATTAGCACTCATGAATCGAGGAGTTGCCTACTACTCTCTTTCTCGCTACGAAGAAGCCATCACAGCATACAACGAAGCGTTACCCATTCTCCGCCAAGTCAAAGACCGCAACAGTGAGGCAGGGGCACTCATGAATCGAGGACTTGCCTACGATGCTCTTTCTCGCTATGAAGAAGCCATCACAGCATACAACGAAGCGTTACCAATTTTCCGCCAAGTCAAAGACCGCAACAGTGAGGCAGGGGCACTCATGAATCGAGGACTTGCCTACGATGCTCTTTCTCGCTACGAAGAAGCCATCACAGCATACAACGAAGCGTTACCCATTCTCCGCCAAGTCAAAGACCGCAATGGTGAGGCAAAGGCACTCATGAATCGAGGAATTGCCTACGCTTCTCTTTCTCGCTATGAAGAAGCCATCACTGCATACAACGAAGTGTTACCGATTTTCCGCCAAGTCAAAGACCTCAATGGTGAGGCAAATACACTCAATAATCTAGGCGTGACCCAATTTAAAACTCGTCAGTTCTCTCAAGCAGAACAGTCCCTTCGCCGATCGATTCACATCTATGAAACCATTCGGTTAGATGGGTTATCTGAAAATAACAAAATTTCTTTATTTGAGAACCAAGCCCGCAGCTACCGAACTCTCCAGAAGATTTTGATTGCCCAGAACCAGCCAGAAGCGGCACTCGTTATCTCAGAATGGGGACGAACCAAAGCCCTAATCGAACGCTTACGATCGCAAAACAACAATGCTGTCATCCAAGCACCCGATCTGACTCAACTCCAGCAAATTGCTCAAGCTCAAAATGCAACGTTAGTGGAATATTCCATCATTTACGACAAATTTAAAATCAATGGCAAAGATCAAAACCAAGAATCTGCCATCTACATTTGGGTAATCCAACCCAATGGCACGATCGCCTTCCGCCAAGTCGATCTCAAACCCCTCTGGCAAACTCAAAACACCAAACTTGCCGATCTTGTCACCACCAGCCGCGATGCGATCGGGGTTCGTAGCCGTGGTGAAGACTTCGTTGCCCTACTGCCCTCAACGCTCAATCCCGATCGCCAAAAACAAAACCTCCAACAACTGCACCAACTCCTGATCGAACCGATCGCCGACCTCCTCCCTAAAAACCCCAATGACCAAATCATCTTCATCCCCCAAGAAGAACTTTTCCTCGTCCCCTTCCCCGCCCTCCAAGACCGCAACGGCCAATACCTCATCGAACACCACACCCTCCGCACCGCCCCCTCCATCCAAGTCCTCGACCTCACCCGCCAACAAAAACAAAAACAAACCGCCCACCCCACCCCCAACCGCAGCCTCATCATCGGCAATC
This genomic window contains:
- a CDS encoding CHAT domain-containing protein, translated to MGLRVLRLVLPLVLVSGGLVLEGVGMPGAVAQVQTVDERKAEANALRASEAERLLQQGIQQYQSNQYEEAIVSWNAALKIYREIGDRQGEANAINNRGIAYRSLSRYEEAITAYNEALPIFRQVKDRNGEAKALHNLGLAYDSLSRYEEAITAYNKALPILRQLKDRTGEAKALNNLGNANRSLSRYEEAITAYNEALPIFQQVKDRNGEAKALMNRGSAYYALSRYEEAITEYNKALAIFQQVTNLNSEANALMNRGSAYYALSRYEEAITAYNKALAIFQQVKDRNGEAIALMNQGSAYAALSRYEKAITAYNEALPILRQVKDRNGEAKALMNRGVAYRSLSRYEEAITAYNEALPIFRQVKDHNSEALALMNRGNAYAALSRYEEAITAYNEALPILRQVKDRNSEALALMNRGLAYYSLSRYEEAITAYNEALPILRQVKDHNSEALALMNRGIAYYSLSRYEEAITAYNEALPILRQVKDRNGEAKALMNRGNAYASLSRYEEAITAYNEALPIFRQVKDRNGEAKALNNLGNAYASLSRYEEAITAYNEALPILRQVKDHNSEALALMNRGVAYYSLSRYEEAITAYNEALPILRQVKDRNSEAGALMNRGLAYDALSRYEEAITAYNEALPIFRQVKDRNSEAGALMNRGLAYDALSRYEEAITAYNEALPILRQVKDRNGEAKALMNRGIAYASLSRYEEAITAYNEVLPIFRQVKDLNGEANTLNNLGVTQFKTRQFSQAEQSLRRSIHIYETIRLDGLSENNKISLFENQARSYRTLQKILIAQNQPEAALVISEWGRTKALIERLRSQNNNAVIQAPDLTQLQQIAQAQNATLVEYSIIYDKFKINGKDQNQESAIYIWVIQPNGTIAFRQVDLKPLWQTQNTKLADLVTTSRDAIGVRSRGEDFVALLPSTLNPDRQKQNLQQLHQLLIEPIADLLPKNPNDQIIFIPQEELFLVPFPALQDRNGQYLIEHHTLRTAPSIQVLDLTRQQKQKQTAHPTPNRSLIIGNPIMPTVRTISGERPTQLPNLPGAKREAEAIAQLLNTQAQTGSQARKSTLLPQLPQARHIHFATHGLLDDFKGIGLPGAIALAPDNNGTPNDGLLTTAEIFDLKLSADLVVLSACNTGQGTITGDGVIGLSRAFITAGVPSVVVSLWSVPDSPTANLMTHFYQTLQTNPNKAQALRQAMLKTMKTHSNPKDWAAFTLIGEAE